In Synechococcus sp. CC9616, the following are encoded in one genomic region:
- the rsmA gene encoding 16S rRNA (adenine(1518)-N(6)/adenine(1519)-N(6))-dimethyltransferase RsmA, with the protein MSFSGHTARKRFGQHWLRDAAVLDRILEAADLHPQDRVLEVGPGRGALTMRLLRSPAAAVHAVELDRDLVAGLREQFADDPRFSLSQGDVLKQPLDLPDQRPADKVVANIPYNITGPLLERLVGRLDRPAVQPYQRLVLLLQKEVAERIRARPGQSSFSALSVRMQLLATCRSVCPVPPRCFQPPPQVQSEVITIDPFTAEQRLAPALAQRVESLLKMAFLSRRKMLRNSLATLAETIDLENLAAAAGVDLKQRPQEVAPQAWVALATGLNHSDASAPWS; encoded by the coding sequence ATGAGCTTCTCCGGCCATACCGCCCGCAAGCGTTTCGGTCAGCACTGGCTTCGGGATGCTGCGGTGCTTGATCGCATCCTTGAGGCGGCGGATCTGCATCCCCAGGATCGGGTGCTGGAGGTAGGACCTGGTCGTGGAGCGCTCACCATGCGCCTGCTCCGGTCCCCGGCGGCAGCGGTTCATGCCGTGGAGCTCGATCGAGATCTCGTGGCCGGTCTGCGTGAGCAATTCGCGGACGATCCACGCTTTTCCCTGTCGCAGGGGGATGTACTGAAGCAGCCTCTGGACCTGCCGGATCAGCGACCTGCCGACAAGGTTGTCGCCAACATCCCTTACAACATCACGGGACCCCTGTTGGAGCGTTTGGTTGGTCGTCTGGACCGGCCAGCGGTTCAGCCCTATCAGCGCCTGGTGCTGTTGCTGCAGAAAGAGGTGGCGGAACGCATTCGTGCCAGGCCCGGTCAGAGCAGTTTCAGCGCCTTATCGGTCCGTATGCAGTTGCTGGCGACCTGTCGCAGCGTCTGCCCTGTCCCCCCGCGTTGCTTTCAGCCGCCTCCCCAGGTGCAGTCTGAGGTGATCACCATCGATCCATTCACCGCAGAACAGCGGCTTGCCCCAGCGCTGGCGCAGCGGGTGGAGTCTTTGCTGAAGATGGCCTTTCTCAGCCGCAGAAAAATGCTGCGCAACAGCCTGGCGACTCTGGCGGAGACGATCGATCTCGAAAATCTGGCCGCTGCTGCAGGTGTTGATCTGAAACAGCGGCCCCAGGAGGTTGCTCCACAGGCTTGGGTGGCGCTGGCGACGGGTTTGAATCACAGCGATGCATCAGCACCATGGTCATGA
- a CDS encoding YraN family protein → MTHTYQLGQQAERHAAALLHQRGWMVLNRNWRCRWGELDLVLLKGSRLLVVEVKGRSARDRDRGGLDAFGAYKRRKLARAISCWRADHPEHAHQMLQVVLALVPLNRRMAPVRWLAVDHLG, encoded by the coding sequence ATGACCCACACGTACCAACTTGGCCAGCAGGCGGAACGCCATGCCGCTGCGCTGCTGCATCAGCGGGGTTGGATGGTTCTGAATCGCAACTGGCGCTGCCGATGGGGCGAGTTGGATCTGGTGCTCCTCAAAGGCTCCAGGCTGTTGGTGGTGGAGGTGAAGGGCCGCTCCGCCCGTGATCGAGACAGAGGTGGGCTGGACGCTTTTGGCGCGTACAAACGCCGCAAACTGGCTCGCGCCATCAGTTGCTGGCGTGCCGATCATCCCGAGCATGCGCATCAGATGTTGCAGGTGGTGTTGGCGCTGGTACCGCTCAATCGGCGTATGGCACCTGTTCGTTGGCTGGCGGTGGATCACCTTGGCTGA
- a CDS encoding aromatic acid exporter family protein gives MARRSLPTWINAPLQTAVAAVLSLTLARLLQLPEAFWAPISAIVCSLDAFDGAAVVARRRLLGTFFGVTIAAIQISLTPHGLISYALVVAVLGLICSLIRLHPSAFRFGAIALTVVVTSPDQGAVWMTAATRFVDVSLGILVALAVVRVWPAQDDADNA, from the coding sequence ATGGCTCGACGATCACTGCCCACCTGGATCAACGCACCGCTACAAACCGCCGTAGCGGCCGTGCTTTCGCTGACCCTGGCCAGGTTGTTGCAGCTGCCGGAGGCGTTCTGGGCACCGATTTCAGCCATCGTCTGCTCTCTCGACGCTTTTGACGGCGCGGCTGTCGTCGCCCGTCGCCGCTTGCTGGGGACCTTTTTCGGAGTCACGATCGCCGCGATTCAAATCTCCCTGACACCCCACGGTCTGATCAGTTACGCCCTGGTCGTTGCCGTACTGGGACTGATCTGCAGCCTGATACGCCTGCATCCCAGTGCCTTCCGCTTTGGAGCCATCGCACTCACGGTGGTGGTCACATCACCGGATCAAGGCGCGGTTTGGATGACGGCTGCCACACGCTTCGTGGATGTGTCCCTCGGCATCCTGGTTGCCCTGGCTGTGGTGCGGGTCTGGCCGGCCCAGGACGATGCCGACAACGCTTGA
- the sodC gene encoding superoxide dismutase family protein has translation MKGFLAMLFALALAITGNAIPVHAEVISLHSISPEGVGQSIGTVTALDSDDGLVIEANLTGLKPGEYGFHLHENGSCQPGLQQGVSVAGLGAGGHWDPDNTGRHLGPFGDGHRGDLSRLIVSPDGRTTEPVVAPRLNLSDLQGHALILHSGGDTYSDEPPLGGGGARMACGLPEALIQSA, from the coding sequence ATGAAAGGGTTTCTGGCAATGCTGTTCGCCCTGGCTCTCGCCATCACGGGCAACGCCATTCCCGTCCATGCCGAGGTGATCAGCCTACACAGCATCAGTCCAGAAGGTGTCGGCCAGAGCATCGGCACCGTGACGGCTCTGGACAGCGATGACGGCTTGGTGATCGAAGCGAACCTCACCGGTCTCAAACCCGGTGAATACGGTTTCCACCTTCACGAAAACGGCAGCTGCCAACCCGGTTTGCAACAAGGGGTGTCGGTGGCAGGCCTGGGTGCTGGCGGTCACTGGGATCCCGACAACACCGGACGCCATCTCGGACCCTTCGGCGATGGCCATCGCGGGGACCTCAGCCGCTTGATCGTCTCCCCTGACGGGCGGACGACGGAACCAGTGGTGGCACCACGCCTGAACCTTTCAGACCTTCAAGGCCATGCTCTGATCCTTCACAGCGGAGGTGACACCTACAGCGATGAGCCACCCCTCGGCGGCGGTGGAGCCCGAATGGCCTGCGGCCTCCCGGAAGCTTTGATCCAATCCGCCTAG
- a CDS encoding pentapeptide repeat-containing protein has product MRRTALSLLTALVLIIPLMLSAASTVDAAMDVAKQVLIGADYSDRDLRGATFNLSNLREANLSGSDLRGASLYGAKLQDADLSGTDLREATLDAAVLTGTDLSDAILEGAFAFNTRFKDVTISGADFTDVPMRGDQLKSLCAVASGTNPITGRETRTSLGCS; this is encoded by the coding sequence ATGAGACGTACCGCGCTGTCTCTTCTTACCGCTTTGGTGCTGATCATTCCCTTAATGCTCAGCGCCGCATCAACTGTTGATGCCGCCATGGATGTGGCCAAGCAGGTGTTGATCGGAGCGGACTATTCCGACCGTGATCTACGCGGGGCGACCTTCAATCTCAGCAACCTGCGCGAAGCAAACCTGTCCGGGTCTGATCTGAGAGGGGCCAGCCTCTACGGAGCCAAGCTTCAGGATGCCGATCTCAGCGGTACCGATTTACGCGAGGCCACCCTGGATGCGGCAGTTCTCACCGGAACTGATCTCTCCGACGCCATTCTGGAAGGGGCCTTTGCGTTCAACACGCGTTTCAAGGACGTCACCATCAGCGGAGCCGACTTCACCGATGTGCCGATGCGAGGTGATCAACTGAAAAGTCTCTGCGCTGTGGCCTCAGGAACCAACCCAATCACTGGCCGAGAGACCCGTACCAGCCTCGGCTGCAGTTGA
- a CDS encoding 23S rRNA (pseudouridine(1915)-N(3))-methyltransferase RlmH encodes MNPSRLRILAVGKVRRRWVQEGIDLYRKRLPGLQIQELRDGTREKEADAIRAARRPDEQLVVLTEEGDNFGSVSFAQKIEQASHERIAFVIGGADGITDALKAEARWQLSLSPMTFPHELARLLLIEQLFRAQAILQGSPYHRA; translated from the coding sequence TTGAATCCCTCGCGTCTCCGAATCCTTGCGGTGGGGAAAGTTCGCCGACGCTGGGTCCAAGAGGGGATTGATCTCTACCGAAAACGCCTGCCTGGACTCCAGATTCAGGAACTGCGTGACGGCACACGCGAGAAGGAGGCCGATGCGATTCGTGCCGCGCGACGACCCGACGAACAACTCGTGGTGCTGACCGAGGAGGGAGACAACTTTGGATCAGTGTCCTTCGCCCAGAAGATCGAGCAGGCCAGTCACGAACGTATCGCTTTTGTGATCGGCGGCGCTGATGGCATAACCGATGCGCTCAAGGCCGAGGCACGTTGGCAACTGAGCTTGTCCCCAATGACCTTCCCCCATGAACTGGCCAGACTGCTTCTGATTGAACAGTTGTTTCGGGCCCAGGCAATCCTGCAGGGAAGTCCGTATCACCGCGCCTGA
- a CDS encoding 2OG-Fe(II) oxygenase → MLHIVDQLVPDQDLTALRELCNAHGELRQQFDGNSLFSWIPTSENSPPTRSPHSSENQALIESYLNQHLNPLIQRFAPDAIGVEWWCNTNNDLDWHVDKDEAYAAACGRHQLPILSTVFYPHSRCAGGELLIADSHDIQPNSPIGIPDFRSVISVPPIVNRLVIFSAGVLHRINPFEGERYSIAVNFWGQALSQDSP, encoded by the coding sequence ATGCTGCACATCGTCGACCAGTTGGTTCCAGACCAGGACCTGACAGCCCTGCGTGAACTCTGCAATGCCCACGGAGAGCTGCGACAACAATTCGATGGGAACAGTCTGTTCAGCTGGATTCCAACCTCAGAGAACAGTCCCCCGACACGATCTCCCCACAGCTCAGAGAACCAGGCCCTGATCGAAAGCTATCTGAATCAGCATCTGAATCCACTGATCCAACGCTTCGCCCCGGATGCGATTGGGGTCGAGTGGTGGTGCAACACCAACAACGATCTGGACTGGCATGTCGACAAGGACGAGGCCTATGCCGCCGCATGCGGTCGTCACCAGCTTCCGATCCTGTCAACGGTGTTTTATCCCCACAGCCGCTGCGCCGGAGGAGAGCTGCTGATCGCCGACAGTCACGACATCCAACCCAACAGCCCGATCGGGATCCCCGACTTCCGCTCGGTGATCTCAGTTCCCCCCATTGTCAATCGCCTGGTGATTTTTTCAGCGGGAGTACTGCATCGCATCAATCCTTTTGAAGGCGAGAGATACTCCATCGCAGTGAATTTTTGGGGACAAGCACTCAGTCAAGACAGTCCCTGA
- a CDS encoding DUF805 domain-containing protein, which produces MLRLKDSLISNNKSLKKSFVYEGRASREEYFLFIYFQIVFVIFNLILITLTSPILNLLPPNVKNIILIILSLPLVVYYVGLPFAYASLCVRRLHDLGMGLKSWYMLPFVSHKMGSKEPNAWGESPRA; this is translated from the coding sequence ATGCTCCGCCTGAAAGACTCCCTGATTAGCAATAACAAAAGCCTGAAGAAATCATTTGTCTACGAAGGACGCGCCTCAAGAGAAGAATACTTTCTTTTTATCTACTTCCAAATTGTTTTCGTTATCTTCAACCTTATTTTAATCACGCTCACTTCTCCAATCCTTAATCTCTTGCCTCCAAATGTCAAGAATATCATTCTGATCATCCTTTCACTTCCGTTGGTTGTTTATTACGTGGGCCTTCCATTCGCCTATGCCTCGTTGTGTGTTCGCCGTCTTCACGACCTCGGCATGGGCCTGAAGAGCTGGTACATGCTTCCGTTCGTCTCTCACAAAATGGGCAGCAAAGAACCCAATGCATGGGGGGAATCACCCCGCGCTTAA
- a CDS encoding calcium-binding protein, with amino-acid sequence MVDNRRNPSYPYAGGNNPVPEDDWDSFEPDPGFAKIELKNAFFDTSLKTFGASPNQVEGAEKSYMFMKDHQGFTWFYGTIFQQAMIPDGLFPGEDPFVAAASESLQAGQLSMLVNDKNQNEVFPAVNEQGEKITYYFIEDPWGNEYIAQGANTSDVNSAAPGSAEALAELFSSSVLPDGWSKSYREFDEDFVLDPATGSEDSESELKYNAVSDHQSILYYQSEWSEKGKLPAMLIDGMPSWNNDEDGVLKGNKLSNDLHGAGGKDLVVGKKGDDFLYGNNGDDTLKGGHGNDVLTGGPGADVLVGGGGQNTFGDEQDGENDVIKVKQDQNPDRIKNLDQNDRIQIKATGNKDDLPVTVTLETLEAVGESLLISLADEAIAYFTGDSLTADDLVQMIEVI; translated from the coding sequence TTGGTTGACAACAGGAGGAATCCTTCCTATCCCTATGCGGGAGGAAACAATCCTGTCCCGGAGGATGATTGGGACAGTTTTGAGCCGGATCCCGGATTTGCGAAGATTGAACTTAAAAATGCCTTTTTTGATACGTCGTTGAAGACCTTCGGTGCGAGTCCGAATCAGGTGGAAGGGGCTGAAAAATCGTACATGTTTATGAAGGATCATCAGGGTTTCACCTGGTTCTATGGAACGATTTTTCAGCAGGCCATGATTCCTGATGGTCTGTTTCCAGGTGAAGATCCCTTCGTCGCGGCAGCCAGTGAGTCGTTGCAGGCAGGGCAGTTGAGCATGTTGGTGAATGATAAGAATCAGAATGAGGTATTTCCTGCTGTGAATGAGCAAGGAGAGAAAATTACCTACTATTTTATTGAGGATCCATGGGGTAATGAATATATCGCGCAGGGGGCGAACACAAGTGATGTGAATTCAGCTGCTCCAGGTTCAGCCGAGGCTTTGGCAGAGCTTTTCAGTTCATCAGTTCTGCCTGACGGTTGGTCAAAGTCTTACAGAGAATTCGACGAAGATTTTGTTCTCGATCCGGCGACTGGCAGTGAAGATTCAGAATCAGAACTTAAATATAATGCTGTTTCCGATCATCAGAGCATCCTTTATTATCAATCGGAATGGTCGGAAAAAGGCAAGCTGCCGGCCATGTTGATTGATGGGATGCCCTCTTGGAACAACGATGAGGATGGTGTTTTAAAAGGCAACAAACTCAGCAATGATCTGCATGGTGCTGGAGGTAAAGACTTGGTTGTCGGCAAAAAGGGTGACGACTTTCTTTACGGAAACAACGGTGATGACACGCTCAAAGGCGGTCATGGTAATGATGTTTTAACGGGTGGCCCCGGCGCTGATGTTCTCGTTGGTGGGGGTGGACAGAATACCTTTGGCGATGAGCAGGATGGTGAAAATGACGTGATCAAGGTGAAGCAGGATCAAAATCCTGACCGGATTAAAAATCTGGATCAAAATGATCGTATTCAGATCAAGGCAACTGGCAACAAGGATGATTTACCCGTCACGGTCACCTTGGAAACCCTCGAGGCCGTTGGTGAATCTCTGCTGATTTCGCTCGCTGATGAAGCCATTGCGTATTTCACAGGCGATAGCCTGACCGCTGATGATCTCGTTCAGATGATTGAGGTCATCTAG
- a CDS encoding LexA family transcriptional regulator, with translation MDDGQCQPLLPLQPRGSRGLPPLAGERIAAGFPSPADDYVEVGIDLNEQLIRHPTSTFFLRVSGQSMIDAGIHDGDLLVVDRSLEPRPGRVVVAVLDGAFTLKRLARHRGRLRLEAANPDYPALELHRCGEVQIWGVAIHVIHPL, from the coding sequence ATGGACGACGGGCAGTGCCAACCACTGCTGCCCTTGCAGCCCAGGGGCTCTCGAGGTCTTCCCCCCCTGGCTGGTGAACGGATCGCCGCAGGATTTCCCTCCCCCGCCGATGACTACGTCGAAGTGGGGATCGACCTGAACGAACAGCTCATCCGCCATCCCACCAGCACCTTCTTTCTGCGCGTCAGTGGCCAGTCGATGATCGATGCCGGCATTCATGACGGCGATCTGCTTGTGGTGGATCGCAGCCTCGAACCACGGCCGGGGCGTGTGGTGGTGGCCGTCCTCGACGGAGCCTTCACCCTCAAACGTCTCGCCCGCCATCGCGGTCGGCTGCGGCTGGAAGCGGCCAATCCCGATTACCCAGCCCTGGAACTCCATCGCTGCGGTGAGGTGCAGATCTGGGGTGTGGCCATTCATGTGATCCACCCGCTCTGA
- a CDS encoding Y-family DNA polymerase, with product MPQATALIDGNNFYASCEQSLDPSLIGRPVVVLSNNDGCIVARSAEARALGIAMGTPYFKARRELQRQNVVVRSSNYALYADMSQRMMAVFEAHCEDLEIYSIDEAFGRMSRPHDGDLQSWARGLRARVRRDLGLPIAIGLGASKGQAKLANRLAKRVPGHAGIFDLIRCDDADGWLESVEIEDVWGIGRKLARWCRLRGISNARLLRDMPSGELRAKCGVVGLRLQRELRGHACLPLDLAPSPKQETCVSRSFSRPITSLEELRQAVATYVVRAAEKLRKQRQRAAALTVYTRTSPFIPAFYSQAASTTLDLPSNDTAALLETALPLVNHIFRPHRQLAKAGVLMQHLQGTDILQSHLLVPMSDEEQAKRERLMQTIDRINHKYGRNSLQYAACGLSQPWLMKREQLGANSTTRLDQIPIVHAR from the coding sequence ATGCCCCAGGCCACAGCCCTGATCGATGGCAACAATTTCTATGCCTCATGTGAACAGAGCCTGGACCCGAGCCTGATCGGCCGACCCGTCGTCGTGCTCTCCAACAACGACGGCTGCATCGTTGCCCGCAGCGCCGAGGCCCGCGCCCTGGGCATCGCCATGGGCACCCCCTATTTCAAGGCACGCCGGGAACTGCAGCGGCAGAACGTCGTGGTGCGCAGCTCCAACTACGCCCTCTATGCCGACATGAGCCAGCGGATGATGGCCGTGTTCGAAGCACACTGTGAAGACCTGGAGATCTATTCGATCGATGAAGCCTTCGGGCGCATGAGCCGGCCACACGATGGAGATCTCCAGAGCTGGGCACGCGGCCTGCGCGCACGGGTGCGGCGCGATCTGGGGCTACCGATTGCAATTGGTTTGGGAGCCAGTAAAGGCCAGGCAAAACTGGCCAATCGGCTGGCCAAACGAGTGCCGGGACATGCCGGAATATTCGATCTGATCCGCTGTGACGACGCGGATGGCTGGCTGGAGTCGGTCGAGATTGAGGACGTCTGGGGCATCGGACGCAAGCTCGCCCGTTGGTGCCGACTGCGGGGGATCAGCAATGCCCGACTGCTGCGGGACATGCCAAGCGGCGAACTGCGCGCAAAGTGCGGCGTGGTGGGGCTGCGCCTGCAACGGGAGCTACGCGGCCATGCCTGCCTGCCGCTCGACCTGGCCCCGTCCCCGAAACAGGAGACCTGCGTGAGCAGAAGTTTCAGTCGACCAATCACCAGCCTGGAGGAACTGCGCCAGGCGGTGGCGACCTATGTGGTGCGAGCCGCTGAGAAATTGCGGAAGCAACGTCAACGAGCGGCAGCCCTCACGGTGTACACGCGCACCAGTCCATTCATTCCAGCTTTTTACAGCCAGGCCGCCAGCACAACACTGGATCTCCCCAGCAACGACACAGCTGCACTGCTTGAGACTGCCCTGCCACTGGTGAACCATATTTTCCGGCCCCATCGGCAATTGGCCAAAGCCGGCGTCCTGATGCAGCACCTGCAGGGCACAGACATCCTGCAATCCCATCTACTGGTTCCCATGAGCGATGAGGAGCAGGCAAAGCGGGAACGACTCATGCAAACCATCGACCGCATCAACCACAAATATGGCCGTAATAGCCTGCAGTACGCGGCTTGTGGCCTGTCACAGCCCTGGTTGATGAAACGCGAGCAGCTTGGGGCGAACAGCACAACACGACTCGATCAAATCCCGATTGTTCATGCTCGCTAA